The genomic window GCGGCACGCTGCCGACTTCGGGTGCCTCTGACAGCGTGCGGGCGAGCGCCGCGAGGCGCAGCGTCGCGTACTCCTCGTCACCCAGCGCGCGGCCGAGCACCGCCGCGAAGGACGGCGGGGCCGAGCGCCAGCGCGCGAGCACACGCTCCAGCCACCCACTCATCGAGCGGTCTCCGGCGGCGCCAGCACCGCGACCGGCGCGCGCGCTGCCGCACCCGTGCCGGTCGTCTCGGCGGGCTGGCCGGTCAGCACGTCCTCGAGCAGCTTCTCGACGCGCCCGATGCCCGACTGGATCGAAATCAGCTGCTCGAGCATCGAGAAGGTCGCGAGCTGCGCCGTGAACTCGGTCGCGTCCTGCGGGTTCAGCGGATCCTGGTTCTGGAGCTGCGCGAGCAACATGGTGAGGAACTCGTCGCGGCCGAGCGCGCTCGCACGCTCGGCGGGCTCGCTCTCCTCGGCGCCTTGCGCGCCGGCAGTGCGGCCCGCGAGGCCCGCGCTGCGCGCCTCCAGCGAGGGCAGCCGGGTTGCAAGCCGGGTGATGGCGTCGGCGATGTCCAAGGCGGTTCCTCCTCTCCCAGGGGCTCAGACGCGTACGTCGAGGCGTCCGGCACCGCGCGATACGGCGGCGGACCGTAGCGGCGACGCGAGCGGGCCGGTGCCGGCCGCTGGCGGAGCCGGTGCCGGCCCACGGCCGGGCGGCTCGCCGCCGGGCTCGCGCCCGCCAGCGGACGCACCGCCCTCGGATCCGACACCCGTCGGCGTTTCTCCGCCGCCTGTCGTCACGACGAAGCTTTCGAGCCGGAGCTCGCGACTCGCGAGGATCTGACCGATCGCGCCCCGCTCGGCGCTCAGCAGCGCGTGTGCGCCTTCGCCGTGCGTGCGCAGCGTGAGCTCGATGGACTGCCCCCGCAAGCGGACCTCGAGCTCCACCTCGCCGAGCGACGGCGGGTCGAGCCGCACGCGCGCGGTGCCCCCACCGCGGGCGGCGAGCCATTCGATGCGATCGGCGAGAGCGCCCGGCGCGACGGAGGCGGGCACGCTCTCGGCCGGCGCCGCGGCCACCGCGGGCGCCGGTGTCGAGCCGATCGCGGCCGCAGCTCCGAGCCCCGCCTCGGGGGGCGCCGATGCAGCGTCGGCAGCGCGCGGTGACGCGAGCGGCGGAACGGCGAGCGACTGCGGCGCGCCGGCCGCCGGCGAAGCCGACTGCGCGACGCGCGGTGCGGCGCCGGTCGGCGCGAGACGGGGCGGCGCGGCGGTCGGTGGCACATAGGGCTCGGGCCCGAGCGCGACGAGCGGCGGGCGCGCCGGCGCGTCGCCGCCGCCCGCGGCGACCGGCATGGCGAGCCCGCCCACGTTGGCAGGATCCCTCCCGGCAGCGGCGGAAGCGCCTCGCTCGGGCGGCATCGCGGCAGCACTCGCGCCCGGTACGACTTCTTGGGTACGGGTTTCGCCAGCACCGGTGGCTCCCGTAGGCGGTGCAGCCGGTCCGCACGCGGCCGAAGGCGTCAGCACGTCGACCGCCGCTCGTTCCGTCGTGCCGGCGGCGCGCGTGCTGGCAGCCGCGCCGGGCGGCACATCGTCACCGGGCGGCAAGGGTGACGCCGCGGGCGCCACGGGCGCCGCGGGCGCCACGGGCGCCACGGGCGTCACGGGCGCCGCGGGTCGCGATGGCGCACCCGCGCCGCCGGGAGGAGCGGATGCCGCGGCGGCGCCCGGAGCGCCAGACAGTGCGGACGTCGTGACACCGGCCGCGCCGCCGCCGGCCGGCGGCGGGAGGGCGCCGGCGACCCCGGCCGCCCGG from Deltaproteobacteria bacterium includes these protein-coding regions:
- a CDS encoding flagellar hook-length control protein FliK, with the translated sequence MGGLAMPVAAGGGDAPARPPLVALGPEPYVPPTAAPPRLAPTGAAPRVAQSASPAAGAPQSLAVPPLASPRAADAASAPPEAGLGAAAAIGSTPAPAVAAAPAESVPASVAPGALADRIEWLAARGGGTARVRLDPPSLGEVELEVRLRGQSIELTLRTHGEGAHALLSAERGAIGQILASRELRLESFVVTTGGGETPTGVGSEGGASAGGREPGGEPPGRGPAPAPPAAGTGPLASPLRSAAVSRGAGRLDVRV